In one window of Arachis ipaensis cultivar K30076 chromosome B06, Araip1.1, whole genome shotgun sequence DNA:
- the LOC107645863 gene encoding histone H2AX: MSSTAGSTKGGRGKPKASKSVSRSQKAGLQFPVGRIARFLKAGKYAERVGAGAPVYLSAVLEYLAAEVLELAGNAARDNKKNRIVPRHIQLAVRNDEELSKLLGSVTIANGGVLPNIHQTLLPKKAGKGKDEIGSASQEF; this comes from the exons ATGAGTTCCACCGCTGGATCAACCAAGGGCGGAAGGGGCAAGCCAAAGGCCTCCAAATCCGTTTCAAGGTCTCAAAAGGCTGGTCTTCAGTTCCCCGTAGGAAGGATCGCCAGGTTCCTTAAGGCTGGAAAGTACGCCGAGCGTGTCGGCGCCGGCGCTCCGGTATACCTCTCTGCGGTGCTTGAGTACCTAGCCGCTGAG GTTTTGGAACTAGCTGGCAACGCTGCAAGGGACAACAAGAAGAACCGTATTGTTCCGAGGCACATTCAACTTGCAGTGAGGAACGATGAGGAGCTTAGCAAGCTTCTTGGATCTGTGACCATTGCCAATGGTGGTGTTTTGCCAAATATCCATCAGACTCTTCTTCCAAAGAAGGCTGGAAAAGGGAAGGACGAGATTGGGTCTGCTTCTCAGGAGTTCTAG
- the LOC107645862 gene encoding uncharacterized protein LOC107645862 isoform X2: MGSLPVMQCVGVGLKVRLRIRCCSNVGVSTKLEALEQIDKELSKGNDRAALALIKDLQGKPAGLRCFGAATQVPQRLYSLDELKLNGIDTLSLLSPEDTTLGSIQRNLQIAAIAAGLAAYNAFGISPHQIFYISLALLFLWTFDSVSFGGGIGSLVLDTIGHGVSPKYHNRVIQHEAGHFLVAYLVGILPKGYTLSSLDAFKKEGSLNVQAGTAFVDFEFIEEVNAGKLSARTLNRFSCIALAGVSTEYLIYGFAEGGLDDIRKLDLLLKGLGFTQKKADSQVRWSVLNTILLLRRHEAARARLAEAMSKGYSVGSCIDIIENSIDVSDL; this comes from the exons ATGGGTAGTTTGCCTGTGATGCAGTGTGTGGGTGTGGGTTTAAAAGTTAGGTTGAGAATCCGATGTTGTTCAAACGTTGGGGTGAGCACTAAGCTGGAAGCGCTTGAACAGATTGATAAGGAGCTATCAAAGGGTAATGACAGAGCTGCCCTTGCTCTTATCAAGGATTTGCAGGGTAAGCCCGCTGGCCTTCGCTGTTTCGGCGCTGCCACCCAG GTGCCTCAAAGGCTTTACTCTTTGGATGAATTGAAGCTCAATGGAATCGACACTTTGTCTCTTCTTTCTCCGGAAGATACCACTCTTGGTTCCATACAAAGAAACCTGCAGATTGCTGCTATTGCTGCTGGCCTCGCTGCGTACAATGCCTTTGGGATTTCGCCTCACCAGATTTTTTATATATCCTTGGCCTTACTTTTTCTCTGGACATTTGACTCC GTCTCTTTTGGTGGAGGCATAGGTAGCTTGGTTCTTGATACAATTGGTCACGGCGTCAGTCCGAAATACCACAATAGGGTTATTCAA CATGAAGCTGGCCATTTTCTAGTTGCTTATCTAGTAGGAATACTTCCTAAAGGATATACTCTTTCTAGTTTGGATGCTTTCAAGAAGGAGGGATCCCTCAATGTTCAAGCTGGCACTGCTTTTGTTGATTTTGAGTTTATTGAAGAG GTTAATGCCGGGAAATTATCAGCTAGG ACACTGAACAGATTTTCATGTATAGCCCTGGCCGGTGTGTCGACCGAGTATCTCATATATGGATTTGCTGAAGGAGGTCTTGATGACATAAGAAAG TTGGATTTGTTGCTCAAGGGCCTGGGTTTCACACAGAAGAAGGCAGATTCTCAAGTTAGATGGTCTGTGCTAAACACAATCTTACTCTTGCGGCGGCATGAAGCAGCTCGAGCTCGGCTTGCTGAGGCAATGAGCAAGGGATACTCTGTTGGATCCTGCATTGACATTATAGAAAATTCTATTGATGTTTCAGACCTCTAG
- the LOC107645862 gene encoding uncharacterized protein LOC107645862 isoform X1, which produces MGSLPVMQCVGVGLKVRLRIRCCSNVGVSTKLEALEQIDKELSKGNDRAALALIKDLQGKPAGLRCFGAATQVPQRLYSLDELKLNGIDTLSLLSPEDTTLGSIQRNLQIAAIAAGLAAYNAFGISPHQIFYISLALLFLWTFDSVIYSFSPILRVSFGGGIGSLVLDTIGHGVSPKYHNRVIQHEAGHFLVAYLVGILPKGYTLSSLDAFKKEGSLNVQAGTAFVDFEFIEEVNAGKLSARTLNRFSCIALAGVSTEYLIYGFAEGGLDDIRKLDLLLKGLGFTQKKADSQVRWSVLNTILLLRRHEAARARLAEAMSKGYSVGSCIDIIENSIDVSDL; this is translated from the exons ATGGGTAGTTTGCCTGTGATGCAGTGTGTGGGTGTGGGTTTAAAAGTTAGGTTGAGAATCCGATGTTGTTCAAACGTTGGGGTGAGCACTAAGCTGGAAGCGCTTGAACAGATTGATAAGGAGCTATCAAAGGGTAATGACAGAGCTGCCCTTGCTCTTATCAAGGATTTGCAGGGTAAGCCCGCTGGCCTTCGCTGTTTCGGCGCTGCCACCCAG GTGCCTCAAAGGCTTTACTCTTTGGATGAATTGAAGCTCAATGGAATCGACACTTTGTCTCTTCTTTCTCCGGAAGATACCACTCTTGGTTCCATACAAAGAAACCTGCAGATTGCTGCTATTGCTGCTGGCCTCGCTGCGTACAATGCCTTTGGGATTTCGCCTCACCAGATTTTTTATATATCCTTGGCCTTACTTTTTCTCTGGACATTTGACTCCGTAATCTACTCTTTTTCACCCATACTTAGG GTCTCTTTTGGTGGAGGCATAGGTAGCTTGGTTCTTGATACAATTGGTCACGGCGTCAGTCCGAAATACCACAATAGGGTTATTCAA CATGAAGCTGGCCATTTTCTAGTTGCTTATCTAGTAGGAATACTTCCTAAAGGATATACTCTTTCTAGTTTGGATGCTTTCAAGAAGGAGGGATCCCTCAATGTTCAAGCTGGCACTGCTTTTGTTGATTTTGAGTTTATTGAAGAG GTTAATGCCGGGAAATTATCAGCTAGG ACACTGAACAGATTTTCATGTATAGCCCTGGCCGGTGTGTCGACCGAGTATCTCATATATGGATTTGCTGAAGGAGGTCTTGATGACATAAGAAAG TTGGATTTGTTGCTCAAGGGCCTGGGTTTCACACAGAAGAAGGCAGATTCTCAAGTTAGATGGTCTGTGCTAAACACAATCTTACTCTTGCGGCGGCATGAAGCAGCTCGAGCTCGGCTTGCTGAGGCAATGAGCAAGGGATACTCTGTTGGATCCTGCATTGACATTATAGAAAATTCTATTGATGTTTCAGACCTCTAG